One Buteo buteo chromosome 4, bButBut1.hap1.1, whole genome shotgun sequence DNA segment encodes these proteins:
- the HYAL4 gene encoding LOW QUALITY PROTEIN: hyaluronidase-4 (The sequence of the model RefSeq protein was modified relative to this genomic sequence to represent the inferred CDS: inserted 5 bases in 4 codons; deleted 2 bases in 2 codons; substituted 4 bases at 4 genomic stop codons) — MKVLPENGTLLCIVHLSXALAWLHIALSWTSPAMKPARPPVWERKPXIAAWNNXTDLSYNVLNLKKFHVIGRLLAKARGQNVTMFYFNRLGYYPWYTSQEVPVNGGLPXNFSLQTPLKKKGHVINYYIPAKDFSGSAVIDREHRRPQWACNWDATDVYRRKSRKLITEMEGNISATGVEHFARVSFEESAKAFMKETIALGMKSRPKGLWGYYLYPDCHNYNFRDQNCTXSCPKSEVLRNNELSWLWDSSAALCPSIGIKKPLGNSQYSLQFSQFRLNEFIRISSMTCKDYALPIFVYTXLGYRHEPLLFLSMQDLINTIRESALEAAGIVIWXDMRLQSNCTEVQKSIDSELGPYIINVTAAAEVYSRHLCQDNGXHVQRSWRASHNPHLNSKSFWIDASANQGFIVRGEASNEDLEIMAETFVCHCYQRYEGIDCEELLMTIYRTLQTQSHPENWQRSACFLCL, encoded by the exons ATGAAAGTACTGCCTGAAAATGGGACACTGTTATGCATCGTTCACCTTTC GGCCCTGGCATGGCTGCACATAGCACTCAGCTGGACTTCCCCTGCTATGAAACCAGCCCGACCACCAGTTTGGGAGAGGAAGC TCATAGCTGCCTGGAACA TGACAGACCTGAGCTACAATGTACTGAACCTAAAAAAGTTCCATGTGATTGGAAGGCTGTTAGCTAAAGCCAGAGGGCAGAACGTgaccatgttttattttaacaggcTTGGCTATTATCCTTGGTACACATCACAGGAAGTCCCTGTTAATGGTGGCCTACCCTAGAACTTCAGTTTGCAAActcccctg aaaaaaaagggccATGTCATTAACTATTACATTCCAGCTAAGGACTTCAGTGGATCAGCTGTCATAGACCGGGAGCACCGGAGACCTCAGTGGGCCTGCAACTGGGATGCAACAGATGTCTACAGAAGAAAGTCCAGGAAACTCATAACTGAAATGGAAGGCAATATTTCAGCAACTGGTGTTGAACATTTTGCCAGAGTTTCCTTTGAAGAAAGTGCAAAAGCTTTTATGAAGGAAACAATTGCATTAGGAATGAAAAGCAGACCAAAGGGCCTGTGGGGATACTATTTATACCCTGACTGTCATAATTACAATTTCCGTGATCAGAACTGCA GTTCCTGCCCAAAGAGTGAAGTTTTGAGGAACAATGAACTTTCCTGGCTCTGGGATAGCAGTGCAGCCCTGTGTCCTTCCATTGGCATTAAGAAACCCCTTGGAAACAGTCAATACAGTTTGCAATTTTCTCAGTTTAGGTTGAATGAATTTATAAGGATTTCCTCCATGACATGCAAAGATTACGCTTTGCCCATATTTGTGTATACTTGACTAGGTTATAGACATGAACCTTTATTATTTCTCTCTATG CAAGACCTTATTAACACTATCAGAGAGAGTGCCCTGGAAGCTGCAGGCATTGTTATTTGGTGAGATATG cGTTTACAAAGCAACTGCACAGAAGTGCAGAAGTCCATTGATTCTGAATTAGGGCCCTACATTATCaatgtcacagcagcagctgaagtgtACAGCAGGCATCTTTGTCAGGACAATGGATGACATGTGCAAAGAAGCTGGAGAGCCTCG CATAATCCACATCTGAATTCTAAGAGCTTCTGGATAGATGCCTCGGCCAACCAAGGATTTATTGTGAGAGGAGAAGCATCAAATGAAGATCTGGAAATAATGGCGGAGACATTTGTCTGCCACTGCTATCAGCGTTATGAAGGAATTGACTGTGAGGAGTTGCTGATGACCATCTACAGAACTCTGCAGACTCAGTCTCACCCAGAAAATTGGCAGCGATCTGCCTGCTTCCTTTGCCTTTGA